TTACAAGGCCCCCtatatccgaaccaaatatggttcagatcggattatatttggatatagtggtcatatagaccgatctaccgatttaggatcttaaggcCATAACAAGAGcaagtccgatttcgcttaaatttcatTTAGCGAGTTCTATTAAGGCTCCtaatatgcgagctatatatggtccagatcggactatatttggatgtagttgccatGTTGATCGATCTGCCAAtgtgggtctaaagcccataaaagccgcatttattacttgatttcgccaaaattgggATCGGTGAGTTTTATTAACCAcataccacatttggatatagtttccatatagaccgatctacctatttagggtcttaagcccaataCAGGCGCTTTTTTACTGatatttggtatagtgagtatttcagtatttaattaagagccaatgCTCttttctcgaaaatcgctgacagCTCGCggctgcatttgcagctactccgcataaaaacggagttttccactatccgcaacctgtggacgcacccgtttgctttcagctaagcttcccgtgataacgaggGACACCACGCAAGTcaaagctcaaagttccagcctgtgtggtgctcacagttgtCCTGTGTCGTCCAagtttggtctccaacatccaagcattttatggtccgaataggtccatagcctgatatagcttcaatagcatggtAACTTTTATccgttattctttgtttgcctataaagaaataccgggcaaagaacttgacaaatgcgatccatgttggagggtatataagattcggcccggccaaacttagcacacttttacttgttttcgaagTAACTTTTCATTTCTACTACTGTCTAAGGTATATGTCCACAGCGGCAAGGGCGGTTTAAAACCCGCATCATCTTGTCAAACTATCCTTACCAAACTTAAATTGCGAAGATGCTAAGGTGCGGATActattccgccccatgccactatggttaTACACCCaaggcagtaatcggcttgttgtgcgctctaaatactaaaaagtaaccttgaaagaggaaatctaagttaggaattccgtgttacttacaaaatccataattgttttcaatgccactcccctaagttggttcatgtctgatattgtgtctccacctaagtaccatccgggcaatgacgaaggaaatcctccaacgtctcatcatcttccccgcatgccctatacatgctatcacttcccgcaccgattttacataagtgagctcgtagtcctatgtgtcccgttatgattataatagttatactgacctccttcatgCTTCATTTcagaaatagcctcgtcttctcacgatttggatccctccataggattttcgccctcctaccgaccgtttcgctgttccacaatgttgcatgcgcattcatcgcccactcccttaactcggactgcctcgacccgaaaggcttcgggttaaccaagtttattgacggcagtcctctggccttcaccgccaaatcgtctgccctttcatttccccttactacgttatggctcggcacccaaacgatgcggattttgccatcctcagagaaggcgttaacctccttcttacactgctagactgttcgtgaccttagcgttctggttgttattgcccttgtggcaattttgctgtcggtaaagatgttcacacacgacgtcctcgcgttagcaccacagcacttcacgcattccgtgatcggatcaccgtctgcaggaccgtattatggtcaggcagtctaaaacagatctcagtccatgggttctcaatgtaaacaccgagcccactctgtcctctagctttgatccatccgtgtaacatgatcttccagatggcaatactagggttccgttaattcaagactgtgccgatatcagcagtgcgtcgcactcgacttcaaggttcatctcaggtatccgatcggaaacctcttcccttccttccaggtttcctatcgccgcctcgattataccgcgatggtataagctgctcccatccttaacccattctcccatcgccttaagtctcatagccgtagtggctgcctcacacttaatctgtatgtcaatgggtcggatatctagaatagtctccagtgccctagtgtgcatggtcctcatcgctccgcctataccaagacaacatgttctctgaacctattgtatggtccttatgttgcactttttctccatagcagtccaccaaactactgaggcgtaagtaagtattgatctaatcacgctcctgtagacccagtggactatcctaagattcaggccccattcgAGATCGTCTACATAgagcccaatatctgtgagccttctcagtacgctcctgaatgtgacacttccaattcagtttcttgtaCAAGATCACATCTTAGTATTTGACctggtcagatatcgaaatcgtcttattgaggaaacgtggtgcattaaattgggccacctttgtcttcctcgttaacaggcatatttcagtcttctctgggttaacattgatacctctgggtctagcccagtcatatgccatatgcaagaccctttcagcccttctgcatagctcgttcggatccttacctcttagaagtattataacatcgtctgcatagcaaacgggttcaaatccctcctcagtcagcatccgtaataggtcatttatggtggtcacccatagaagtggcgataaaatgcccccctgtggcgtgccctgtgccattttctcccttatatttatgccattggacactcAATTTATCCATATGTTCCTTAGCAtcccaccttagtgccggtatgtgttagacgcaaaagtcgggcaatgccattggaaatgctccaacgtctcatcacctttccggcatgccttacacatgctatcacttgtcgcaccgattttacataagtgagctcgtagtcctatgagtcccgctatgataccgagagctatactgacctccttcatgcttcctttcagtaataacctcatcttctcacgatctgaatctctcctgttccacagggttgcatgcgcatttgtcgcccgcacccttaactcagactgcgccgacccgaaaggcttcgggttaaccaagtttattgacggcagttctatggccttcacagccaaatcgccTGCTTTAGGTATAAGTCATTGGCCATCGTAAGGTTAAACACATGTGAAATGAAATAGATGtgacaaaattgacaattttgtgtTAATTAAGGCaatctttgtttaattttaatgtCCCACCATAGAGTAAGTTGGACAGAAATGTGGCTCTTATAAAAAggctaaaaataaatttaaatttaatagtTAAAGTAAAAATAAGGGCCTACGTTGCCTACGGGAAATAGCAAACCCCTTAAATTAcaagtggaaaattttttttattttaaaaatttgaaatttctttcaatttttcaaGGCATATCCTATTAATATGAAGGCAGTTCCTCGTGCTAAAATTTATCacttaattaattttgtttataaacacGCTGTATAACACATTTTTCGCTTGGGGGTTGGACAAAAAAGTCGCATTCCAAAATAAATATAGAACAAATTTACACCATACACCATATGAAAGTCTGTTGTGGTCTCGTTCAAAGCCCTTTGCAATTGCAAACAGGAAAAAAAGTCGCACATTTCTGTCATTTAATTCGGGGTATAAAACACTTAACAATTTCTAGAGCATTCTAGTAAACGCTCAGACGCTAAActtataagaaaagaaaaaaaattaacattaagtgaaatttttaaatttagtgaTAATTTATTCAGCAAAATGAGATTTTTAGTATTATGGTCATTATTAAGCATTTTTGTGCTGGTAGGGTCTCAGCCGGCAACTCCTTCCCTGTCGAATGGTAGCAATATAACTAAGGACCAAAATAAGGAAGCCAATGAGTTATCTGATGTCATAGAGGCCGGTGAGAATCATGCAAATGTTGGTGATAGAAAATCCCGATTTTTCATTGGCGACTTGGGTTATTCACCCTGGGGATGGGGTTATAGTCCCTGGGGCGGTTATGGTGGATATGGAGGTTACGGCGGCTATGGAGGCTATGGTGGTTATAGCGGCTATAGGCGCTATGGCAGATACGGTGGTCGCAGACGAGTTCGAAACTATGCCTGGATATTTGGATAAGTGAATACAATACAAAAAAGTGGATTGGAAACTTTATAACAAtaaatataagatttttataataaaatgaatGTTGTTCAAATGCTATGTAGAATTGTGtattttctataccctccacctggAATGGTTTATCCTATCCCTAATCGGTGTGCCAAGTAGTCTAAAGCCATACTCATCCTTCTCTGAGCATTTAAAATattcatttgagcccgatatttccatagtcggcaaatacaTCCGTTTAGGAGGATGATAAGGCCGCTAGTGCATGgtcctaaaaatatatatcagattcgtgttctactctaaaatacatttgatttgagccccatattacaattgtcagcaaatacgtcctatttgtaggttgttatgggggtccgggtggccccatagacgctTTACCCCAAACTTTGATATCATATTcattctctactcccaaagacctttcatttgagccccatattacaatggtctgcaaatacgtcctatttgtagGTTGTTATGTAGGGcctggtggccccatagacgctTTGTCCCGAATGTTGGTGTCATATTCATCCTCTACTtccatagacctttcatttgagccccatattggcatggtgggTAAGTATATCCTACTTTTGGGAGTTTCGGGGGGTGGAGTAGTCTCCCACGCATTCGCCCCCACAACtggatagcagatacgttttctactcttaattacctttcatttaagtcccatattgtcgtgattgttcgaTATATATTTGATGGATTTTGTGGGAGGGACGGCCCCCtgggtatcccatccgaaatttgggtacaaaatttttgtttttaagttttctttaaGAGAACAAacaaatcgcaccactcatcttcgagttctggcgtttctgaaaattagtgtaaggaggagggtacgcccccccttgaaatatcaaaaaatgaagtaccctattttcacctatTTTCAAGAGGCTATTCTGCACCAtaagtgaacatttcaagaaaatcggttcagttgataatcatattcgtactcggaagccaccgtagcacagaggttagcatgtccgcctataacgctgagcgcttgggttcaaatcctaacAAGGCCATCATAAAATTGTCAGTGGAAGTTATCCTCtcctagcgacatttgtgagctactatgccatgtaaaaacttctcctcaaaataggtgtcgcactgcggcacgccgtttggactcggctataaaaaagaggtttcttatcattgagcttaaacttgaatcggactgcactcattgatatgttgagaagtttgcctctgttctttaatggaatgttcatgggcaaatttgcccatgaatacatttgattggagtcccatattgtcccaatccgtcaacttttgattatgggcggtacttttggtgcggttttggGCTTAGGGCGGcaccctaggtacttggattaATTTTTTGACTTCATATTCTTTAcgcgaatacctctcatttgagtcccatattgtggcaATCGACCAACAATAATTTTGCGCGGTACTTTTGTGGCGTTTTGGGTTTGGGACGGCTCCCTCGATTCTTGGATACAATTTTCAATgccatattcatactctactcccgaaaatcTTTCgttggagtcctatattgtcccgatcgatccactttgcTTTTGGTCGGTACTTTTGGGGGGGTactttgggcttgggacggctccctagatacttggatgcaaattttaatatcatattcatactatacttccgaataactttcattttagtcctctattgttccgatcggcccACCGACTCCTGGAGTAatctaagtcccatattgtcccgatcggtccactcttGGATCGGGAACTCTTGGAGTAAtctgagttccatattgtcccaattggtccaCTTTAATTTGTGGCGATGCTTTCGGGGCTGGTTATGGGGCTTCGGGGCTGGTATCGGATGGCTTCCTCAGGTACTCAGACCCAAtttaaaatatcatattcaatctctactcccaaatacctttcatttgagttccatattgtcccgataggttCACATTTGATGATTTTGGACGCTACTTTTGGTATGGCTTTTGGCCTGGAACGGCCTcctatatttcatttgagtctcttattgtcccaatcggtaaatatgtcctgttgatgGGTTTCGGGGGTgcggaggcccctcagacaccaaggaagaATTTTGATGTCAGATTTGAACTCTAATTTTTAATACTTTTCActggatacccatattgtccaaagaggtaaaagtgtcctgttgtgtggtgtttttggggtggggggccCCCTGGACACTTAGGGTgatatttttatgccaagttcgtactctactctgggAATTAAGTGTGGGACGTTCTTCTCAGTTACTTGACCACAAACAAGGataatgaatttgtgtttgtttgcaaaATGTCTGCAAAATGGGTCCACCTATCCCTCATCTTACCCCCCATCCGCCATTTTCTTACCTTttacaaatttgtccatgagcgGGCATGGAGGAGCGGGGGAAAACTACTCACAATGAGTACTGTCCAATTCAATTTGAAGCTCAATCACAAGGAACTTCCTCGGCTATaaaccgagtccgaaaggcataccgcagagcaacacctctctggggagaagtttttacatggcatagtgcataacaaatgtcgccagcattaggagaggataaccacggctgacaattttttatgaagttcttgccaggatttgaacctaggctATCAGCGTCATGCTAAACTCcaagctacggtggcctatttTCCTTTTAccataccctaatttttaaatatgCACACCACCgtgtcgcagaggttagcatatcctaTGACgtcgaatgcctgggttcaaatcccggtttAAACATCTGAAAACAttgtcagcggtgattatccccatACTTATGCTAGCTAGGGCTAGGAAAATTttcttggactcaaattaaagagcgtctcgaaaaatagGTCTTTAAAATAGGTCTCggtttttggaaaatcgtaccgaaagtgagagaaatagtacgtttaatGCCGAAATGGTACTTATTTTatggattgagctagagctctgaattttggaacttaggtacactttAGCGACCGAAATGGGGTAACTATATGGAAATTTGTAcacttaggtactaaaaaaagtaccaaaaagaacTTTAAACGGAGCGGATGGGTAGAACCAGAATTTTGAAGACATCTGctacaaaataataaaagtgAAATGAACAAATGGACTAGTACCGGTGACAGGGAAAAATGTACATTTAGTACTGCaactggtaccatttggtactttctttacagacggAACTAGAGATATGAAACCTAACACGTAGGTGCAACTAGCAAATATTTGAAGAGGtgacttatttatttttaaattcgtagattttagtaccgaaattggtaccatttggtaccttcTTAACAAATGTAGCTAGAGGTCTCAAATTTGGTATGTGGAAACAACTAGCAAATATATGATAggcgactaaatgatctattcacaattcgaacattttagtaccaaaattggtaccatttggaacCTTCCTTACAAATGGAagtagaggtctgaaatttggaatgtaggtacaactataTGATGGGTGATTAAACGAACTATGaacaatttgtacattttagtaccatttggtaccttcCTTATAAATCGAggtagaggtctaaaatttggtatgtaggtacAACCAGTAAATATATGATATGTGATTAAAtaatctatttaaaattcgtacattttggtaccaaaattggtaccatttggtaccttctttacaactggagctagaggtctgaaatttggtatgtaggtacaactagcaaATATATGATGCGTGACTAAATGAATTTTCCACAATAActacattttggtaccgaaatcgGTACCATTTGGTGCCTTCTTGGCAGATGGAGCTACAGGtccaaaatttgacatgtaggtacaactaagaaataattgagggatgactaaatgatctattcacaattcgtacactacaagaagatttttttgaaattcgtacattaagctctgaaatttggggtacAGGTACACTTGACAGTATATTGTGGGCAATCGGATGAAACGAACAAAATCCTACTgtctttatagattgagctagagctctggaactggatacagttacaccttgacagtatatatcAGACAAAAAGATTTGTTAGGTTTTGAAATTTGTGCATTTTGGtattaaaacgtacaaaattgtacGTCAATTCTTATATCcatcaccatagggtggggtttaccaatctagtcattccgtttgtaacacttgtATGAATaccatctaagaccccataatacatttatattcttgatcgtctcgacgttctgagtagatctagcaatgaccgtccgtccgtagATCTAGGCGCTTaacatttttcacagatacttaatattgatggtGGTTgttgggcattgcaaatgggccatatgggttcagatttagatatagcaccgatatgaaccgatctcccgatttgacttcttgagctcttaaaagccgcaatttatgcccgatttggctaaaactatgcaagtagtgttctgttaaggctTTCAACCGCTGTAccatgtacggtccgaatcggtcaataacctgatatagctcccatataaaccgatctcccgatttgacttcttgtgcccttaaAAGCTCaatgtttgtccaatttggctgaaattttgcacgttatgTTCCCTAATGACTTACAACAGCTGTGCCGATTacgttctaaatcggtctataaactgatatagcttccatataaaccgatctaccgatttgacttcttgaacccttacttgccgcaattttcgtccgatttggctgaaattgggcatgtaGTGTcatgttgtgactttcaacaactgtgctaagtacggtccaaatcggcgtataacttgatatagctcccatgtaaaccgatcccctgatttgactacttgagctccTGGTAGCCGTATTTTTTgcccgattcagctgaaattaagcattaagtgttttgttatgatattctacaactgtgccaagtatggtccaaatcggtctataacttgatatagcttccacataaaccgatcccctgatttgacttttttaccctatacaagccgcaattttcgcccgatttggctgaaattttgaatgttgtGTTCCtttatgatttgcaacaactgtaccGATTAcgctctaaatcggtctataacctgttatagatcccatataaaccgatctcccgatttgacttcttgatcccttacaagccgcaattttcgtccgatttgaaatgagcatgtagtgttcagttatgactttcaacaactgtgccaactacagtTATGCTGGTTCTCATATATTTTGGTAAGGGGAAGTTCGCCCTCAAATCGCCCCATCCATTTTTTCTCATGCCCATCAAAAATTACAAAACTAATAAATCTCATttactatttaaaaaaatattcaaagctcatgtttttatttttttttattcaaatttaaaaaacaatataAGAAATTCTTCTTCAACACTTTCAAGTCCTCAAAAGCCATACCAGCCTCCCCAGCGACGAtaataccatccaccataaccGTAACCGCCACCAtagccaccccagccccaaggTACAAAACGCCATAGGAAACGGGCCTGGCGTTCAGTGCCATTTGCATGGCCTTCGCCGAGATCAGCAACATCCAATAGAACAACAGGTTCTTCCTCCTCCAACTCATCCACCTCCTTGGTATCCTGGGCCACAGGCAATGATGCTACAGCCCAAATTAGGGCAACAAATGAGAGTAAAAGTAGAAAACGCATTTTGTTCACTTGAGCTTTAAAACCAGAGATTAAATTTCTGTTTATGTTCAAATTTCAAACTGCAATTGTTAACTGCTATGTTCAGTATGGTGACAGAGTTTTTATATTCCCTAAATTTCGCCATTCAATGAAAACTAACACTAAGAGCCCATCCCAATATCATTCATGCGAAATTCTGTTTCGCAAGTTCAGTTGGCCATACAAAGTCGTCTGCATCACGTGCAATTTTTGAgaagaaataaatatttgaaagcAAATAGAACAAGCAACGTCAAAGATGCAGTTATGAGTGTTCAATTTACACAAATCGCTAAGGTATTGTGCTTTAACCAAACAAAAGTAATGACTGGGAATCGAATTTTTGCAATTAGAATGGGAATCTAAGTGATGAAACTTAGAACTAGATAGGCATTTTAAGATgatcataacattttttttacaaaattccattacaaattgaaatttcgatatgaaaatttggctgtatctcctaacctatgcgtcctagagggaaataggccttaattcgtgatcccatcaaaaatgtcattgaaaattCCCCAAAAATCGACATTTCTCTATGAAAACTTTAGCTTAGGTAAGATtaaagtggcaatctgccatcagactcacttagacgttttcatccattgtgataccacaggaacagaaaaaggaatatGCCTTGAAGTTCTTacggttgaaccatccagatcgccttaaaaagcccaacaacttgcgaatgttcacatcctctaattcagacaggttcccaaagaaatgagaacctaaagtggaacttcttctgactgctagttcaGGACACACCCACAGAATATGGTTCATTTCAGGAATAGTGGCACagttctttttatcaaaaagtgtttcaggtagggtgtaatccacactgcctgtaacatcggatattgtatcaaggataacacaatatCCGTATTCGCCACATAAACAAAGaggaagctcccttagcctcacggcagtggtcgcagcaatttgtctagccacaattttcagaggcataagatgtagcaataAATTTAGTGTctcaaatggtgtcgtcctcaatgcggttgtgatacacaaacaatccatcctttggatccggtaggtggacttttacggcgtcgtccaccagaccacaacaccatatagtattataggtctgacaacggcAGTATATCCTCAATGCATGAGgagcggtctaaacccccaacttttgccaatgtccCTCTAGCAGGTGtacagggcaagagttgcctttcttgccctttccaaaatgttggatttaaagttcaatttcctgtccagccaaacacccaggtattttgcgcattCTGCAAATGGAACATACTCTCCCCCCAAGGGGACAGGTGTCACTGTAGGCTTCttgcatctcctgctgaaaaaaactacttctgtcttgcatggatttacacctagaccactttcggtagcccactttgctctTGCACGTTGGGCATGCTGAAATATATcttttagagtgctgggaaattttcgtctaacctcaattgtcacgtcatcagcatacgcttttacacttttttcttccagagacaataatatattgttaatggctatattccaaagttgaGGAGACagcacacctccttgaggagttcctctgctgacccaaatttttagaCCCACAGATGCCAAGCCagatgcatcttttagtaagtttaGTTAAAAAATTCGAAACTTTACCTGTAATCTTCCAAGCATCAAATTTgggtttgaaaacttaaaattggctgcatctcctaaacaattcgtcctagagggaaatggggctTAATTCCTAACTTCATCCAAAAGTTCGACATTTTACTGAAAATCCTCAAAAAGTCGAAATTTTAGTATGAAAACTAAACTTtcatcctagagggaaatgggccttaattcgtaactccatcaaaacttacgaaatttcataaaaatcaaaatttctctattgaaactttaaattggctgtatctcctaaactatgcgaaaTGGGCTTTACTTCGTAACTCCATcagaaaattggaaatttcatcgaaaatcccaCAAAAGTGGAAGTTTCACAATGAAAAAATTAGTTTGGCTATATCTGCCAAACTATGCGTCCAAGGGGGAAGTGGGGCTtatttcgtgactccatcaaaaatttcaaaatgcccttaaactatgcgttctagagggaaattggccttcattcgtgactgcatcaaaaatttcaaaatatcatCGAagatcttttaaaaatttaaatttcgctATGCAagctttaaattggctgtatctcttaaactatgcgtcctagagggaaatgggccttaattcgtaactccatcaaaacttacgaaatttcataaaaaattccccaaaaatcaaaatttcactattgaaactttaaattggctgtatctcctaaactatgcgtactagagggaaatgggctttactTCGTAACTCCATcagaaaattggaaatttcatcgaaaatcccaCAAAAGTGGAAGTTTCACAATGAAAAGTTTGGTTTGGCTATATCTtccaaactatgcgtcctagggggaaGTGGGGCTtatttcgtgactccatcaaaaatttcaaaatgcccttaaactatgcgtcgtagagggaaattggccttCATTCGTGACTGCATCAAAAGTTTCAAAATATCATCGAATTtctcttaaaaatttaaatttcgctATGCGAGCTTTgaattggctgtatctcttaaactatgcatcctgggaaatgggccttaattcatcactcccatcaaaaaaattcctaaattcatcgaaaatcccttaaaaataaaaatgtcacgataaaaactttaaattggctgtatctcctaaactatgcgtcctagaggaaaatgagacttaattcgtgactcccatcaaaaaattcaaaatttcatcgaaaatccatttaaaattaaacattcttaataagaaagtttattaagctattaattcgtgacttcatcgaaaatcctccaaaaatcaaaatttcactgtgaaaacttaaaattggctgtatctcctaaactaatgGTTCTTGAGAATAAATCGACCTTAATTCGTGTctatttcgaaatattcataattttttttattggaaattcataaaaaatcgaATGCCagtgagaaaattttatattgatCATAAGGGCGGTTCGGAAACTTCTTAGCCTATCACAAAAAGCGCGGTATAAACACACAAAAGTTAATGTTTGGGAAACTTCCATCTCTGCTATGAACacatgttaaattttgtttcgATCTGGCAACTCCTTCATATAGAAACAGGTGTTCACAAAAGACGCGTTTTTTTACAAtggaaaaatttgaaatgcgTGGTGTAATTAAAtcttatcttcttatatataaaaataa
The genomic region above belongs to Stomoxys calcitrans chromosome 5, idStoCalc2.1, whole genome shotgun sequence and contains:
- the LOC131997967 gene encoding uncharacterized protein LOC131997967, encoding MRFLVLWSLLSIFVLVGSQPATPSLSNGSNITKDQNKEANELSDVIEAGENHANVGDRKSRFFIGDLGYSPWGWGYSPWGGYGGYGGYGGYGGYGGYSGYRRYGRYGGRRRVRNYAWIFG